Proteins from a genomic interval of Luteibacter pinisoli:
- a CDS encoding putative bifunctional diguanylate cyclase/phosphodiesterase — MIQDLAGWSKVLELMPTAMFVRDASHRWVFVNRIGCEYFGVTPDDVLGKTDADLFPPEQAERFAHGDDAALRGHEVIETEEAVHDRLGRARTLLTRKTCIELDGKPHVLASVTDISELRETEAHVRWLACHDALTGLSNRTALFSRLDAAVARAAEGTARSALFYLDLDGFKKVNDTYGHLAGDELLTQFGQRLRGAVGLNDVVARIGGDEFAVLLEDSGDLDVDGMAETILSLAATPFDVLAAKAFVGTSIGVVTLGREAVASGEMARKADSALYEAKKRRNRYTIYTDALDASLAHRREVETALEHALDSGEGLSLHYQPLVRAVDGTVIGLEALARWRHPTLGVVPPVQFVAVAEETGLIGRLGEWVLRTACARMRGVDDLFIAVNVSAVQLRDDRFADTVMGILAETRLPARRLELEITETAIVNADGGAVRLLKRLRKAGVRISLDDFGTGYSSLTLLKDLDVDKVKIDRSFVQMAPLAEDSAAIVRAVSNLGAALGLCVVAEGVETEAQRQFLRDAGCDELQGYLFSAAVPEDRIERVTGLLPPVPALHSAG, encoded by the coding sequence GGGACGCGTCGCATCGGTGGGTGTTCGTCAACCGCATCGGTTGCGAGTATTTCGGGGTGACGCCGGACGATGTCCTGGGCAAGACCGACGCCGACCTGTTTCCGCCCGAGCAGGCGGAGCGCTTCGCCCACGGCGACGATGCGGCCCTGCGCGGCCACGAAGTCATCGAAACCGAAGAGGCCGTGCACGACCGTCTCGGGCGGGCCCGCACCTTGCTCACCCGCAAGACCTGCATCGAACTCGACGGCAAGCCGCATGTGCTGGCCTCGGTGACCGACATCAGCGAACTGCGCGAAACCGAGGCCCATGTGCGCTGGCTGGCCTGCCACGACGCCCTCACCGGGCTGTCCAATCGCACCGCCTTGTTCAGCCGCCTGGACGCCGCCGTGGCGCGCGCGGCGGAGGGGACGGCGCGCTCGGCGTTGTTCTACCTCGACCTGGACGGCTTCAAGAAGGTGAACGACACCTACGGCCACCTCGCGGGCGACGAGCTCCTGACCCAGTTCGGCCAGCGCCTGCGCGGCGCCGTCGGTTTGAACGACGTGGTCGCCCGCATTGGTGGCGATGAATTCGCGGTGCTGCTGGAAGACAGTGGCGACCTGGACGTGGACGGCATGGCGGAAACGATTCTTTCGCTGGCCGCCACGCCGTTCGACGTGCTGGCCGCCAAGGCCTTCGTCGGCACCTCGATCGGCGTGGTGACGCTGGGTCGGGAGGCCGTGGCCTCCGGCGAGATGGCGCGCAAGGCGGATAGCGCGCTGTACGAGGCGAAGAAGCGGCGCAACCGTTACACCATCTATACCGACGCGCTGGACGCCTCGCTGGCCCACCGCCGCGAAGTGGAAACCGCGCTGGAACACGCGCTGGATAGCGGTGAAGGCCTGAGCCTGCACTACCAGCCGCTGGTCCGTGCGGTGGACGGCACCGTGATAGGCCTGGAAGCGCTGGCCCGCTGGCGTCACCCGACGCTGGGCGTCGTGCCGCCGGTGCAGTTCGTGGCCGTGGCCGAGGAAACCGGCCTCATCGGCCGCCTGGGCGAGTGGGTGTTGCGCACGGCCTGCGCGCGCATGCGTGGCGTGGACGACCTGTTCATCGCAGTAAATGTCAGCGCCGTGCAGCTGCGCGACGACCGCTTCGCCGATACGGTGATGGGCATCCTGGCCGAGACGCGCCTGCCGGCGCGGCGGCTTGAGCTCGAGATTACCGAGACGGCCATCGTCAACGCGGATGGCGGGGCGGTGCGGCTGTTGAAGCGCCTGCGCAAGGCGGGCGTGCGGATTTCCCTCGACGACTTCGGCACCGGCTACTCCAGCCTGACGCTGCTCAAAGACCTGGACGTGGACAAGGTCAAGATCGACCGATCCTTCGTGCAGATGGCCCCGCTGGCGGAAGACTCGGCGGCCATCGTCCGCGCGGTATCCAACCTTGGCGCGGCGCTGGGCTTGTGCGTCGTGGCGGAAGGCGTGGAAACCGAAGCCCAGCGGCAATTTTTGCGCGACGCCGGCTGCGACGAACTCCAGGGTTACCTGTTCTCGGCGGCCGTGCCGGAAGACCGGATCGAGCGCGTCACCGGGTTACTGCCGCCCGTGCCCGCGCTTCACTCAGCCGGGTAA